One segment of Synechococcus sp. A15-24 DNA contains the following:
- a CDS encoding phosphonate ABC transporter, whose product MALQRGLTPAPALMALAPALVLLPLGMVLLRDLHGGGAEQIGRFWLAALQPSLEPSLLKHQLTGLQITALTALLAWSLSSLVGLVLGLICSTTIWSTLMGRRWPALVVRRGLAPLRSIHELIWGLLLLQLFGLNGWVAVLAIVLPYSALLARVLADQLDRQEPPALVALQCAGVPAVINLCTSLLPPLATALRDHIGHRLDCALRSALLLGIFGLGGLGTELMLSLQSLRFRELWSGLWLMALLLAAVNLMILRLSARHGLVLLALMLPLVTPLWSSGLNHDLSAPSWVEGAPWPSPALWSEGLSQAWMETPWLELIGGTLLITLLASGVAIGLPPLLRLIAPGPVAGWVLKAGWTLMRLLPPPLTALLLILASKPTLAVAALALGLHHSGVMGLVLEDGLERVDVRDQQAMVALGAPPRSAWLFGVLSPASQRYLAYAAYRSDVILRDTAVVGLVGGGGLGWQLMEALSSFYWPLVAWLVMVYAALTLLGELVCERLQEAT is encoded by the coding sequence ATGGCTTTACAGCGAGGACTGACGCCAGCTCCCGCACTGATGGCTCTGGCTCCAGCACTGGTTTTGCTGCCTCTTGGAATGGTGCTGTTGCGCGATCTCCATGGCGGTGGAGCCGAACAGATCGGTCGCTTCTGGCTGGCGGCCCTGCAACCCTCACTGGAACCGTCGCTGCTGAAGCATCAGCTCACGGGGCTGCAGATCACGGCTCTGACGGCTCTCCTGGCCTGGAGCTTGAGCAGTCTTGTGGGACTGGTACTTGGGCTGATCTGTTCCACCACGATCTGGTCCACGCTGATGGGGCGGCGCTGGCCGGCCCTGGTGGTGCGGCGTGGCCTGGCGCCATTGCGATCAATCCATGAACTGATCTGGGGGTTGTTGTTGCTTCAACTGTTCGGCCTGAACGGCTGGGTGGCCGTGCTGGCCATTGTTCTTCCCTATTCAGCACTGCTGGCCAGGGTTCTGGCAGACCAGCTGGATCGCCAAGAACCACCGGCTCTTGTTGCCCTGCAATGCGCCGGTGTGCCTGCCGTGATCAACTTGTGCACCAGCCTGCTGCCTCCCCTGGCCACAGCGTTGCGCGACCACATCGGCCATCGCCTGGATTGTGCCCTGCGATCCGCCCTGCTGCTGGGCATCTTCGGCCTTGGGGGATTGGGAACCGAGCTGATGCTCAGCCTGCAATCCCTACGCTTTCGTGAACTCTGGAGCGGCTTGTGGCTGATGGCGCTGCTGCTGGCGGCGGTGAATCTGATGATCCTCCGCCTGTCCGCCCGCCATGGCCTGGTGCTGCTGGCACTAATGCTGCCGCTGGTCACGCCGTTGTGGAGCAGCGGGTTGAACCACGATCTCTCAGCACCCAGCTGGGTTGAGGGGGCTCCGTGGCCTTCACCCGCACTGTGGAGTGAAGGCCTGAGCCAGGCCTGGATGGAGACGCCATGGCTGGAGCTGATTGGTGGAACCCTCCTGATCACCCTGCTGGCCTCCGGAGTTGCCATCGGCCTGCCACCGTTGCTGCGGTTGATCGCTCCAGGGCCTGTTGCGGGCTGGGTCCTGAAAGCTGGCTGGACGCTGATGCGATTGTTGCCGCCACCCCTGACGGCGTTGTTGCTCATTCTGGCCAGCAAACCGACCCTGGCCGTGGCGGCGTTGGCCTTGGGTCTGCACCACAGTGGTGTGATGGGGCTGGTGCTGGAGGACGGGCTCGAGCGCGTGGATGTCCGCGACCAACAAGCCATGGTTGCCCTGGGCGCTCCGCCCCGCTCCGCCTGGTTGTTCGGTGTGTTGTCGCCAGCGAGTCAGCGCTATCTCGCCTATGCCGCTTACCGCAGTGATGTGATCCTCAGGGATACGGCCGTCGTCGGTCTGGTGGGGGGGGGCGGCCTGGGTTGGCAGCTGATGGAGGCACTGTCCTCCTTTTACTGGCCGCTGGTGGCCTGGTTGGTCATGGTTTATGCCGCGTTGACATTGCTCGGCGAGCTGGTCTGTGAACGGCTCCAGGAGGCGACATGA
- a CDS encoding ATP-binding cassette domain-containing protein, whose translation MAVLELRRAGLTGRLQPLDLTIDHGEKTVLLGRSGAGKSSLIGLCNGSLSPDKGRVLWRGHDLQRCRPTQRRQIGTLWQDLRLVEELTVLQNINTGALGRHSLLWGLRNLLQPLETELGDAILRQVGLSNALRDQRVAGLSGGERQRVALARLLRQQPTLVLADEPLSALDPRLANDVLNLLLKQSSCMVSLHRPDLMQRFQRVLGLRQGELVLDAPPSAITEATLAWLYSED comes from the coding sequence ATGGCTGTGCTGGAGCTGCGCCGGGCTGGACTGACCGGTCGGCTCCAACCCCTTGACCTCACCATTGATCACGGGGAAAAAACTGTCCTGCTGGGGCGGAGCGGGGCCGGCAAGTCGAGCCTGATCGGACTCTGCAACGGCAGCTTGTCTCCTGATAAGGGCCGTGTGCTCTGGCGAGGACACGACCTGCAACGCTGCCGCCCAACTCAGCGCCGGCAGATCGGAACGCTCTGGCAGGACCTCAGGCTCGTGGAGGAACTGACCGTTCTCCAGAACATCAATACCGGTGCCCTCGGTCGCCATTCACTGCTCTGGGGCTTGCGAAACCTGTTGCAGCCACTGGAAACCGAGCTTGGAGACGCCATCCTGCGCCAGGTCGGACTCAGCAACGCGCTTCGCGATCAACGGGTGGCAGGGCTCTCAGGCGGTGAGCGCCAACGGGTGGCCCTGGCACGACTGTTGCGGCAGCAACCGACGCTGGTGCTGGCGGATGAACCGTTGTCCGCCCTCGACCCGCGCCTGGCGAATGATGTGCTCAACCTGCTGCTGAAGCAGTCGTCCTGCATGGTCAGCCTGCACCGGCCCGACCTGATGCAGCGTTTCCAACGGGTGCTGGGACTGCGGCAGGGTGAACTGGTGCTGGACGCCCCCCCCTCAGCCATCACCGAAGCAACCCTGGCATGGCTTTACAGCGAGGACTGA
- a CDS encoding putative selenate ABC transporter substrate-binding protein → MPGREQLAVKVAGLITGVALAATIGSCSSAPPSAEQVLRIGAIPDQNPEKLNRLYGSLSDELSDSLNVAVRYVPVSNYAAAVSAFRSGSLDLVWFGGLTGVQARLQTPGAMVLAQRDIDAEFTSVFIANGASGLRPITSADQLVQLKGRRLAFGSESSTSGRLMPQYFLGENGVTMADLAGGGPGFSGSHDATIALVESGAYEVGALNEQVWRSNVDEGRMDPDKVAVIWRTPPYVDYHWVARPDLDARFGEGFTDRVQRSLLSLTPATERGALVLELFGAKRFIPAQDEAYAKIEAVGRQLGKIR, encoded by the coding sequence ATGCCAGGACGAGAACAACTGGCCGTGAAGGTCGCCGGTCTCATCACCGGTGTTGCCCTCGCGGCCACCATTGGTAGCTGTAGCAGTGCACCACCCTCCGCAGAACAGGTTCTCAGGATCGGTGCCATCCCGGATCAGAACCCCGAGAAGTTGAACCGTCTCTACGGCTCCCTCTCCGACGAACTGAGTGATTCCCTCAATGTGGCGGTGCGTTATGTACCCGTCAGCAACTACGCGGCCGCCGTCAGCGCGTTCCGCAGCGGGAGTCTTGATCTGGTCTGGTTTGGTGGGCTCACCGGTGTGCAAGCCCGTCTGCAGACCCCAGGGGCCATGGTGCTGGCCCAGCGAGACATCGATGCCGAGTTCACCAGTGTGTTCATCGCCAACGGAGCCAGCGGACTCCGGCCCATCACCAGTGCCGATCAACTGGTGCAACTGAAGGGCCGCCGTCTGGCCTTCGGTTCCGAAAGCTCCACCTCCGGTCGGCTGATGCCCCAGTACTTCCTCGGGGAGAACGGCGTCACCATGGCCGATCTGGCGGGAGGTGGCCCCGGCTTCAGCGGCAGCCACGACGCCACGATTGCTTTGGTCGAAAGCGGCGCCTATGAGGTGGGTGCCCTGAACGAACAGGTGTGGCGCAGCAACGTGGATGAAGGCCGCATGGATCCCGACAAGGTGGCCGTGATCTGGAGGACTCCGCCCTACGTGGATTACCACTGGGTGGCCCGGCCCGATCTGGATGCGCGCTTCGGTGAAGGATTCACCGATCGTGTGCAGCGTTCCCTGCTGTCGCTGACACCCGCCACGGAACGAGGGGCCTTGGTTCTTGAGTTGTTCGGTGCCAAGAGGTTCATCCCGGCTCAAGACGAGGCTTACGCCAAGATCGAAGCGGTGGGCCGTCAGCTGGGCAAAATCCGCTGA
- a CDS encoding pyridoxal phosphate-dependent aminotransferase, producing the protein MPRPPELSARAVALKPSLTLAIGAQAKALQRAGRDICSLSAGEPDFDTPDFIVEATRQALRDGITRYGPAAGDPELRAAVAEKLSSGNGIATSPEQVLITNGGKQAIYNLFQVLLNPGDEVLLPAPYWLSYPEMAALAGAKVKLIPTQAEEGFRLDLTAVEAAITPCSRLLVLNSPGNPTGRVMKRQELEDVAELVRRHPQLLVMSDEIYEFLLAEGEQHHSFAAIAPDLAHRCFTVNGFAKGWAMTGWRLGYLAGHQDVIKAAAALQSQSTSNVCSFAQRGALAAIQGPRDCVSAMAESYNSRRQLLTEGLQAIEGITLVEPRGAFYAFPQLPESAGGSMDFCSRALEQAGLAVVPGLAFGNDRCIRLSCAVSRETIRDGLSRLTQLLDET; encoded by the coding sequence ATGCCACGCCCTCCAGAACTCTCCGCACGGGCCGTGGCCCTAAAGCCGTCACTGACGCTAGCCATCGGAGCCCAGGCCAAGGCGTTGCAGCGAGCCGGGCGAGACATCTGCAGTCTCAGTGCCGGTGAGCCGGATTTCGACACGCCTGACTTCATTGTTGAGGCCACACGGCAAGCCCTGCGTGATGGCATCACCCGCTACGGGCCAGCGGCTGGTGACCCCGAGCTCCGGGCAGCCGTTGCGGAGAAGTTGTCGAGCGGCAATGGAATCGCAACCAGCCCCGAACAGGTCCTGATCACCAACGGCGGCAAGCAGGCGATCTACAACCTGTTTCAGGTGCTGCTGAATCCTGGCGATGAGGTGTTGCTACCCGCTCCTTACTGGCTGAGCTACCCGGAGATGGCGGCACTGGCCGGTGCCAAGGTCAAGCTCATTCCCACCCAGGCCGAGGAGGGATTCCGTCTCGATCTCACAGCTGTGGAGGCAGCGATCACCCCTTGCAGTCGCCTTCTGGTGCTGAACTCCCCCGGCAACCCCACAGGGCGGGTGATGAAGCGCCAGGAGCTGGAGGACGTGGCGGAGCTGGTGCGCCGTCATCCCCAGTTGCTGGTGATGAGTGATGAGATCTACGAGTTCCTGCTGGCGGAGGGGGAGCAGCACCACAGCTTCGCGGCGATCGCGCCGGATCTCGCCCATCGCTGTTTCACCGTCAATGGCTTCGCCAAAGGCTGGGCCATGACGGGCTGGCGCCTGGGCTACCTCGCCGGACACCAGGACGTGATCAAGGCTGCCGCTGCGCTGCAGAGCCAGAGCACCAGCAATGTCTGCAGCTTTGCCCAACGAGGGGCCCTTGCGGCCATTCAGGGCCCGCGTGATTGCGTTTCAGCGATGGCGGAGAGCTACAACAGCCGCCGGCAGCTGCTCACGGAGGGGTTGCAGGCGATTGAAGGGATCACCCTCGTTGAACCAAGGGGTGCTTTCTATGCCTTCCCGCAGTTGCCGGAATCGGCTGGTGGTTCGATGGACTTCTGCAGTCGCGCCCTTGAGCAGGCTGGCCTCGCCGTCGTCCCCGGTCTGGCCTTCGGAAACGACCGCTGCATTCGTCTGTCCTGCGCTGTGTCCCGTGAGACGATCAGGGATGGTCTGTCACGGCTGACGCAACTGCTGGACGAGACCTGA
- a CDS encoding VOC family protein yields the protein MSSSNLSWVLAAEDPEGLAGFYAALLACPQEQGFSGSHWIIDLAGGCRLEIYRPSRQRPFPLRGRVLAPCLRLAPSKVPLEHLQQQLPAWIALGASLIEPARLEAFGAEVWLADPEGNPVLVVQPFPRAIS from the coding sequence ATGAGTTCCTCCAACCTGAGCTGGGTGTTGGCTGCAGAGGATCCGGAAGGACTAGCCGGTTTTTACGCCGCTTTGTTGGCGTGCCCACAAGAACAAGGCTTCTCTGGCTCCCACTGGATTATCGACCTGGCTGGAGGTTGTCGTCTGGAGATCTACAGGCCCTCCCGTCAGCGGCCGTTCCCGTTGCGGGGTCGGGTCCTGGCCCCCTGCCTACGCCTAGCGCCCAGCAAAGTCCCCCTGGAGCATCTGCAGCAGCAGTTGCCCGCCTGGATTGCCCTGGGAGCCTCACTGATCGAGCCGGCTCGGCTGGAGGCATTCGGTGCCGAAGTCTGGCTGGCTGATCCCGAGGGCAATCCCGTGCTCGTGGTGCAACCCTTTCCCCGTGCAATCTCCTGA
- a CDS encoding uracil-DNA glycosylase, with the protein MSMLELRDCEQCTACDLALTRERVVISRGAATAPLMLIGEAPGAREDALGQPFVGRSGQLLDRLLLEVGLNPESDLYICNAVKCRPPQNRRPKRAELTACRPWLDCQIDQVNPRVIVLLGATAVESLLGIKGGMTQLRGQWLSWDGRDVMPIFHPSYLLRNPSNASDAPTALTRSDLSAVQQRLCER; encoded by the coding sequence ATGTCGATGTTGGAGCTGCGCGACTGTGAGCAGTGCACCGCCTGTGATCTGGCCCTGACGCGTGAACGGGTGGTGATCAGCCGCGGTGCAGCGACAGCACCATTGATGTTGATCGGTGAGGCACCGGGTGCCCGCGAAGATGCTCTGGGCCAGCCCTTCGTCGGACGATCCGGACAGCTGCTGGATCGCCTGCTGCTGGAGGTCGGTCTGAATCCCGAGAGCGACCTCTATATCTGCAATGCAGTGAAGTGCCGTCCTCCACAGAACCGTCGGCCGAAACGGGCGGAATTAACCGCTTGCAGACCCTGGCTGGATTGTCAGATCGATCAGGTGAATCCCAGGGTGATCGTCCTGCTGGGTGCCACTGCCGTGGAGAGCCTGCTGGGCATCAAAGGCGGCATGACCCAGCTCAGGGGGCAATGGCTCAGCTGGGATGGCCGGGATGTGATGCCGATCTTTCATCCCTCGTATTTGTTGCGCAATCCCTCCAACGCCTCCGATGCACCCACGGCGTTGACCCGGAGTGATCTCAGCGCAGTCCAGCAGCGACTGTGCGAACGTTGA
- the ispG gene encoding (E)-4-hydroxy-3-methylbut-2-enyl-diphosphate synthase, producing the protein MTALDRRYDTQIHRRITRTVMVGDVAIGSDHPVVVQSMINEDTLDIDAAVAGIVRLAEAGSEIVRVTTPSMAHARAMGEIRAAVRALGCTVPLVADVHHNGVKIAMEVAQHVDKVRINPGLFVFDKPDPNRQEFSDEEFAAIGARIRETFEPLVTLLRDQNKALRIGVNHGSLAERMLFTYGDTPKGMVESAMEFVRICDELDFHNIVISMKASRAPVMLAAYRLMADTMDKEGFNYPLHLGVTEAGDGDYGRVKSTAGIATLLADGLGDTIRVSLTEAPEREIPVCYSILQSLGLRKTMVEYVACPSCGRTLFNLEEVLHKVRDATSHLTGLDIAVMGCIVNGPGEMADADYGYVGKTPGVISLYRGRDEIRKVPEEEGVNALIQLIKEDGRWVEPA; encoded by the coding sequence ATGACCGCCCTGGATCGGCGTTACGACACCCAGATCCATCGCCGCATCACACGCACCGTGATGGTGGGTGATGTCGCGATCGGCAGTGACCACCCCGTGGTGGTGCAGTCGATGATCAATGAGGACACCCTGGACATCGATGCGGCCGTCGCTGGCATCGTCCGACTGGCGGAAGCCGGCAGTGAAATCGTACGTGTCACGACGCCATCGATGGCCCATGCCCGGGCGATGGGGGAGATTCGTGCCGCCGTTCGCGCCCTTGGATGCACGGTGCCGTTGGTGGCTGATGTTCACCACAACGGCGTCAAGATCGCAATGGAAGTGGCACAGCACGTCGACAAGGTGCGCATCAACCCCGGGTTGTTCGTCTTTGACAAGCCGGATCCCAACCGTCAGGAATTCAGCGATGAGGAATTCGCGGCCATTGGTGCGCGGATCCGCGAGACCTTCGAGCCCTTGGTGACCCTGCTGAGGGATCAAAACAAGGCCCTGCGCATCGGTGTGAACCACGGTTCCTTGGCGGAGCGGATGCTGTTCACCTACGGCGATACCCCCAAGGGGATGGTTGAGTCGGCGATGGAATTCGTGCGCATCTGTGATGAACTCGACTTCCACAACATCGTGATTTCGATGAAGGCGTCGCGGGCGCCGGTGATGTTGGCGGCTTATCGCTTGATGGCAGACACGATGGACAAGGAGGGGTTCAACTACCCCCTTCACCTCGGTGTCACCGAAGCCGGTGATGGTGATTACGGCCGCGTCAAGAGCACGGCCGGGATCGCGACCCTGCTTGCCGATGGCCTTGGCGACACCATTCGGGTGTCGTTAACCGAGGCTCCGGAACGGGAAATCCCCGTTTGCTATTCGATCCTGCAATCCCTCGGTCTGCGCAAGACCATGGTTGAGTACGTGGCCTGCCCCAGCTGCGGCCGCACCCTGTTCAATCTCGAGGAGGTGCTGCACAAGGTGCGGGATGCGACGTCCCATCTCACAGGGCTCGACATTGCCGTGATGGGGTGCATCGTCAACGGCCCGGGCGAGATGGCGGACGCGGACTATGGCTATGTCGGAAAGACACCTGGCGTCATTTCGCTGTACCGGGGACGGGACGAGATTCGCAAGGTGCCCGAAGAGGAGGGCGTCAATGCTTTGATCCAGTTGATCAAAGAGGACGGGCGCTGGGTGGAGCCGGCCTGA
- a CDS encoding S41 family peptidase, with amino-acid sequence MPSAKGLRGVLRSGPILLMLGLGGMAVSMAGPSLGLTGASGGAITDSPKEVIDQVWQIVYRDYLDSSGTYTDDRWRQLRKDLLKKSYGGEEESYEAIRGMLDSLDDPYTRFLDPKEFKEMRIDTSGELMGVGIQISLDKDTKELIVVAPIEGTPASRAGVQSKDVIVSIDGTSTKGMTTEDAVKLIRGPEGTEVILGLRRKGDVINVPLTRTRIEINAVKKALNTSPDGRKIGYIRLKQFNANASREMRDAIQELEDQGADGYVLDLRSNPGGLLEASVDIARQWLNEGIIVSTRTREGIRDVRRATGSAITDKPMVVLIDEGSASASEIVSGALQENDRAQLIGKTTFGKGLVQAVRGLSDGSGMTVTIAKYLTPNGTDIHNNGIKPDIEAVIPDKELEDFKVEYLGTGQDSQYKIAEETLLKSLNLSESKVDNNVQILEADFENQNDQSTL; translated from the coding sequence ATGCCAAGCGCCAAAGGTTTGCGCGGCGTTCTGCGTTCAGGTCCGATTCTGCTGATGCTGGGACTGGGGGGCATGGCCGTTTCGATGGCGGGTCCGAGCCTTGGTCTGACGGGGGCGAGCGGCGGTGCAATTACCGACAGCCCCAAGGAGGTGATCGATCAGGTCTGGCAGATCGTCTATCGCGACTACCTCGACTCTTCAGGCACGTACACCGATGACAGGTGGCGGCAGCTTCGAAAGGATCTCTTGAAGAAGTCCTACGGCGGAGAGGAGGAGTCCTACGAGGCGATCCGAGGGATGCTGGACAGCCTGGATGACCCCTACACCCGTTTTCTTGATCCCAAGGAATTCAAGGAAATGCGGATCGACACCTCCGGTGAATTGATGGGGGTTGGCATACAGATCAGTCTCGATAAAGACACCAAGGAGTTGATCGTGGTGGCCCCGATCGAGGGAACGCCGGCTTCGAGAGCAGGTGTGCAGTCGAAGGATGTGATCGTCAGCATCGATGGCACCTCCACCAAGGGCATGACCACGGAGGATGCGGTCAAGTTGATCCGCGGACCGGAAGGAACCGAGGTCATTCTCGGACTTCGGCGCAAGGGTGATGTGATCAATGTTCCGTTGACCCGTACTCGCATCGAGATCAATGCGGTGAAAAAGGCGCTGAATACTTCACCTGATGGCCGCAAGATCGGCTACATCCGGCTGAAACAATTCAATGCCAACGCGTCCCGTGAGATGCGCGACGCTATTCAGGAGCTGGAGGATCAGGGCGCTGATGGCTATGTCCTTGATTTGCGCAGCAATCCAGGCGGTTTGCTCGAGGCCAGTGTCGATATTGCACGGCAGTGGTTGAACGAGGGAATCATTGTCAGCACGCGCACCCGGGAGGGCATTCGGGATGTGCGCCGAGCCACGGGAAGCGCCATCACGGACAAACCGATGGTGGTGTTGATCGATGAGGGCTCAGCTAGCGCCAGTGAAATTGTTTCGGGTGCCCTGCAGGAAAATGACCGTGCCCAGCTGATCGGAAAGACAACATTTGGTAAGGGGCTTGTTCAAGCCGTACGGGGACTGTCTGATGGTTCAGGGATGACAGTGACAATCGCAAAATATCTGACTCCGAATGGTACAGATATTCATAATAATGGTATAAAACCGGATATTGAAGCAGTAATACCAGACAAAGAACTAGAAGATTTTAAGGTTGAGTACTTGGGGACCGGTCAAGATAGTCAATATAAAATTGCAGAAGAGACCTTGCTCAAATCACTTAATTTGAGTGAATCAAAGGTTGATAATAATGTTCAAATTCTGGAAGCAGACTTCGAAAATCAAAACGACCAATCGACTCTTTGA